From one Babesia bovis T2Bo chromosome 3, whole genome shotgun sequence genomic stretch:
- a CDS encoding Ubiquitin carboxyl-terminal hydrolase family protein, whose translation MTIFHRNQNDSINQTEVDEELQLALELSLQSCDPPRATDECFNPQSSGFFGSIKDEANSETQNGKHKLDRVSMSYIINAITKHKALIASRLQSIPYTSTPMNDINATKTRVSVSRNVITTILETLFGTEQSRQATPENLNAWCKQGFKLHEKMFWGLTQEQSGPCGVLATVQAYILQCLLFHNGMYGTLEMLQQSEMPEAVLRKLPEIYKNFVKLDHPDYPEEWIHIPALVEALCAILYNATPYSRYKIILFHPLKQNMTNPLYTIIYNTNYEYYELDNIAQVATLLLKHIDLLLAEMGVLSFTMSVLATREVENVKNDMDDPEMPLIGLYGHSSQELVNLMLQGKAVSNVFDGEKTLPGADQSVPYRLKGIEAKGNVGFLTEREATRHCQVGSFYKNPRFPVWVLGSYSHYTVLFAVDVNLSKLTEYEIQKDNILNVWACLDPDDNKFITMNLLSTLLEMLGVQRLYSDAKHALTNDSNILLQTTFMDWYLGRTFNNDMELNRPVTLFHYNGQDITRPLVRADLNKLPDDGIQIMYKTSDMKIDQTIDSNILGYAPPEALELAKTLWTRWPKTQVEVNNVEIE comes from the exons atgacGATCTTCCACCGTAATCAAAATGACTCCATCAACCAAACGGAAGTCGATGAGGAGCTACAATTGGCATTGGAATTGTCACTGCAATCATGTGACCCACCAAGGGCTACTGACGAATGTTTTAACCCACAGTCCTCAGGATTCTTTGGATCAATAAAGGATGAAGCAAATAGTGAAACACAAAATGGAAAGCATAAACTTGATCGAGTAtcaatgtcatatataATCAACGCAATAACGAAGCATAAGGCGTTGATAGCATCGAGGTTACAAAGTATTCCATATACA TCAACACCTATGAATGATATAAACGCTACAAAAACTAGAGTGTCAGTGTCAAGAAATGTTATCACTACAATACTGGAAACACTGTTCGGTACAGAGCAAAGTAGACAGGCTACGCCGGAAAATCTCAATGCATGGTGTAAGCAGGGCTTCAAACTACATGAAAAAATGTTTTGGGGACTGACCCAGGAACAATCGGGACCTTGTGGAGTACTAGCAACAGTACAGGCATATATCCTACAGTGCCTACTATTCCATAACGGGATGTATGGGACGTTGGAAATGTTACAACAATCGGAAATGCCAGAAGCTGTGTTGCGTAAACTACCAGAAATATATAAGAATTTTGTAAAACTAGATCACCCAGATTACCCAGAAG aatggATACATATACCAGCCCTAGTAGAGGCACTTTGTGCTATATTATACAATGCAACACCGTACTCTCGTTAcaaaataatattattcCATCCGTTGAAACAG AACATGACAAACCCGTTATATAcaatcatatataacacgAATTACGAGTACTATGAGCTCGATAATATAGCACAAGTAGCAACATTACTGCTTAAGCATATAGACCTCCTGCTGGCAGAAATGGGAGTGCTGTCTTTCACAATGTCCGTATTGGCCACCCGAGAAGTGGAAAATGTAAAGAACGATATGGACGATCCAGAAATGCCACTAATTGGACTCTATGGGCACTCTTCACAGGAATTAGTCAATCTCATGCTGCAGGGTAAAGCTGTATCTAATGTATTTGACGGTGAGAAAACTTTACCAGGGGCAGATCAGTCTGTGCCCTACAGGCTAAAGGGTATTGAAGCCAAAGGAAATGTAGGGTTTCTAACTGAAAGAGAAGCTACTAGGCACTGTCAAGTAGGTTCGTTTTACAAAAACCCAAGGTTCCCCGTATGGGTACTGGGAAGCTACAGCCACTACACCGTGCTGTTCGCAGTGGATGTCAACTTATCGAAACTTACGGAATATGAAATACAAaaggataatatattaaatgtatGGGCATGTCTAGACCCGGATGATAATAAATTTATCACAATGAACCTACTCAGCACTCTGCTGGAAATGCTAGGAGTGCAAAGATTGTATAGTGATGCGAAACACGCACTCACCAACGATTCAAATATACTATTACAAACCACTTTCATGGATTGGTACCTTGGAAGAACATTCAACAACGATATGGAACTAAATAGACCTGTTACGTTATTCCACTACAATGGGCAAGATATAACGAGGCCTTTAGTCAGAGCTGATCTGAACAAACTTCCAGATGATGGAATACAAATTATGTATAAAACCAGTGATATGAAAATAGATCAAACAATAGATAGCAACATACTGGGATACGCACCACCTGAAGCATTAGAATTGGCGAAGACCTTATGGACAAGATGGCCAAAAACTCAAGTAGAAGTAAATAACGTGGAAATCGAGTGA
- a CDS encoding SET domain containing protein gives MRRVRVKRPKSISVILREAVNDCVPAEFLPYRDDVINYLSNHGEEFKPTEHWLTRLCDGTLRTTTAPKRSKAFHGSSDHEGHITDSGDSPNSNLPSQSSKNDKCTVQSETNINDSQAVSVHIGSTVTNPSSCESVIDSPAIATGFRSVDPVIASSSLDNEICASTVTSDGVNLSTMEPVTPSDSTGGTCLASTAKGDGSAIPKVRIHLKLSRCRSIGKGSDGGSSGAGDDISGSAVSVPNTSDDAKACNKRLNDRKLMWPLNCWICREPIDRIFPYIVCNSVCKRVYHTHCEDRVSIKLRFPLKPIEEDADTGAVNSTTDKQVPAASVSVGDKAPSTTLPTGASPPMSASSDKDDIYSDRESPSNSNTVSCMSSTGRPSIDSVDTTHNDMPAVPKETNSVGTLPGEVDDPCEYEEGDWRKLVKSSTGWVRVTRNCVYRECTFCMNSLGGCSACFQYVPMDKLIRCLIEDCTSAYCYPKCLRKVRTIVPDMRSINLHRLIYGDVNRLLDTKGRPVFICHSHACWSCYDSERYSYIWETLWRLEANRFEGDYMSNIWKNLKRTCRGKVEGSYFAKGKRIARPPLYPDIRGYKSYISFRRIKLHGNPNFVTGALYPPSDDEDFEKFDRVSVNVLLRCVRCERTWCTGCLHPDVRLLQHSGKQIICHDCFHLEKLTPGLPRHRRRNPQESSGPAENSQTQFSTHPRDIYNMMLSHLYTHEVYRSKVAMDPVFLDPTTMYPATDVVSTQEVGQRKYRRNNNASNGDPNSSGKQSARSVSKDMAPNGAENSTTPNRSLTVKLSSASRNNATKPEGAPPDTEDCSDDILSRLSKRGEDICSTDVKNQLRGYLDRLRCKEFNTIIRDIDPVDILRLCSEFRYMTSNVVSDESFKTLVSEAPYGRCSCSTSCITGCINKSNFVECTSVNCGLGELNCGNRRFKNMGIPKLRLRTVPGKGIGAFATDFIQKNELVCEYVGKMISHAEFQSCVSSWSFAELDDANNSHWYIMKVHKDVYIDSTNMGNVARFINHSCDPNCVSVPYKVNGTFRMGVFAQRPILKDEEVTYNYGFSSRGVGIGFRCLCGADNCKGMVGVVADSTTSTLEGIENTKYEGKEIETLTQLMFDMCSLYSSTKDAHCIKSKPSPVDILNGIWTSGDLYRYERSQTLLRLRAECDVDEGSKLPPSPIAPLLADNAIMNHALLNYCKLMVMGGYCMKEWDLCNTKDFAAGIPWSIVALENNEISLLRALESGCAFPDFYYSAKRFIQRVSMVQSRRYGGIQGCENLQRLMDLTWGATECCYVCSGYGDCKNCDHCGDVLHDDNACGDFHVDQSGMNLCNMCQNSSHRLDWLLASDIVRERLAMRLWQLRMDRDYGHSREILRNIVQRKSVITPAIRHAALVEDTSPERFANALTQFTVNPEHVFCTKREVERYSKSHVGFIDGQSRYHVMCQNAIGNYECFW, from the exons ATGCGTCGAGTTCGTGTTAAGCGGCCAAAGAGCATATCTGTCATATTGCGGGAGGCTGTGAATGACTGTGTTCCTGCTGAATTTCTTCCATATAGGGATGATGTTATAAACTATTTGAGCAACCATGGTGAGGAATTTAAACCAACTGAGCATTGGCTGACCCGTCTTTGTGATGGTACTTTAAGGACTACTACTGCACCGAAACGTTCCAAGGCATTTCACGGTTCATCTGACCATGAAGGTCACATAACTGATTCTGGCGATTCCCCTAATAGCAACTTGCCATCACAAAGTTCTAAAAATGACAAATGCACTGTACAGTCTGAAACTAATATTAACGACAGTCAAGCTGTGTCGGTGCATATCGGATCTACGGTCACTAATCCAAGTTCTTGTGAATCAGTTATCGACTCTCCGGCTATAGCCACAGGATTTCGTTCAGTGGATCCAGTTATTGCCTCTAGTTCATTGGATAATGAAATATGCGCGAGTACTGTTACATCCGATGGAGTCAATCTATCTACTATGGAACCCGTTACACCTTCTGATAGCACTGGTG gtACCTGTCTCGCTTCCACTGCTAAGGGTGATGGCAGTGCTATTCCCAAGGTGCGTATCCATTTAAAGCTATCTCGTTGCCGCAGTATTGGTAAGGGTAGCGACGGCGGTTCATCGGGTGCCGGTGATGACATTAGCGGTAGCGCCGTATCGGTACCTAATACCAGCGACGATGCTAAGGCTTGTAATAAGCGTTTAAACGATCGTAAGTTGATGTGGCCATTGAACTGCTGGATATGCCGGGAGCCTATAGACCGTATATTTCCATACATTGTATGTAACTCCGTATGCAAGCGCGTGTACCACACGCATTGTGAGGACCGTGTCAGCATTAAATTACGCTTCCCATTGAAGCCTATAGAGGAGGATGCAGACACGGGCGCTGTCAACAGCACTACGGACAAGCAAGTGCCTGCAGCCTCAGTGAGCGTAGGGGATAAAGCGCCTTCGACGACTTTGCCTACCGGCGCATCACCTCCGATGTCTGCATCCAGTGACAaggatgatatatattccgACCGCGAATCACCTTCAAACAGCAATACCGTATCCTGCATGTCGTCAACAGGTCGTCCCTCCATTGACTCCGTGGATACTACTCATAACGATATGCCTGCAGTGCCTAAGGAAACTAATTCTGTAGGAACCCTCCCTGGAGAAGTTGATGATCCTTGTGAGTATGAGGAAGGTGACTGGCGTAAGCTTGTGAAGTCTTCCACTGGTTGGGTCCGTGTTACACGAAACTGTGTATATCGTGAGTGTACATTCTGTATGAATTCACTTGGTGGTTGTTCTGCATGTTTCCAGTACGTCCCAATGGACAAATTAATTCGTTGTTTGATCGAGGACTGCACCAGTGCATACTGCTATCCAAAATGTCTACGCAAGGTGCGTACCATAGTGCCTGACATGCGAAGTATTAATTTACACCGTCTGATATACGGTGATGTAAATCGGTTGTTGGATACTAAAGGACGCCCCGTTTTCATTTGTCACTCTCATGCTTGTTGGAGTTGCTACGACTCCGAGCGTTACTCTTACATCTGGGAGACTTTATGGCGTCTTGAGGCCAATCGATTTGAGGGTGACTATATGTCCAATATATGGAAGAACTTGAAGCGCACGTGCCGCGGCAAGGTTGAGGGTTCATATTTTGCCAAGGGTAAGCGTATAGCGAGGCCTCCATTATATCCCGACATTCGTGGTTACAAGAGTTACATAAGCTTCCGTCGTATTAAGTTACATGGCAACCCGAATTTCGTCACTGGTGCACTCTATCCACCTTCTGATGACGAGGATTTTGAGAAATTCGACCGTGTAAGCGTGAATGTCTTACTTCGTTGTGTTCGTTGTGAGCGTACTTGGTGTACTGGCTGTTTACATCCCGATGTACGCCTGTTACAACACTCTGGTAAACAGATTATATGTCACGATTGCTTCCATTTAGAGAAACTGACACCTGGCTTACCTCGTCATCGACGTAGGAATCCACAAGAGAGCAGCGGTCCTGCTGAAAATAGCCAGACCCAGTTCAGTACGCATCCCCGTGATATCTATAACATGATGTTATCTCATCTATATACCCATGAGGTATACCGCAGCAAGGTAGCCATGGACCCTGTGTTCCTTGATCCCACTACTATGTACCCTGCAACTGATGTCGTTTCCACTCAGGAAGTTGGTCAACGCAAGTATCGAAGGAACAATAATGCATCCAATGGAGATCCAAACTCCTCTGGAAAACAAAGTGCACGGAGTGTTTCCAAGgatatggcaccaaatggAGCTGAGaatagtaccactcccAATAGGTCTCTGACAGTAAAGCTATCCAGTGCCAGCAGGAATAATGCAACTAAACCTGAGGGTGCACCTCCAGACACTGAGGACTGCTccgatgatatattatccaGGCTATCCAAGCGCGGTGAAGATATTTGCAGCACTGATGTGAAGAACCAGTTGCGCGGTTACCTTGACAGACTCCGGTGCAAGGAGTTCAACACGATTATTCGTGACATTGATCCCGTGGATATCTTGAGGCTGTGTAGTGAATTTAGGTACATGACCTCGAACGTTGTGAGCGATGAGTCATTCAAGACACTGGTTAGTGAGGCTCCATATGGCCGCTGCAGCTGCAGCACTTCGTGTATAACTGGTTGTATCAATAAATCCAACTTCGTCGAGTGCACCAGTGTAAACTGTGGCCTCGGCGAGCTCAACTGCGGCAACCGTCGCTTTAAAAACATGGGCATACCAAAACTACGTTTACGTACTGTTCCTGGCAAGGGAATAGGCGCCTTTGCCACTGACTTCATCCAAAAGAATGAGCTTGTTTGTGAGTATGTCGGCAAGATGATAAGCCATGCTGAATTCCAGAGTTGTGTAAGCAGCTGGAGTTTTGCTGAGTTGGATGACGCTAACAACAGCCACTGGTACATAATGAAGGTCCACAAGGATGTATACATCGATTCCACCAACATGGGCAATGTAGCCAGGTTTATTAACCATTCATGTGACCCCAATTGTGTGAGTGTACCCTATAAAGTAAACGGTACATTCCGCATGGGTGTGTTTGCTCAGCGTCCCATATTAAAGGACGAGGAGGTAACCTACAACTATGGCTTCAGTTCCCGTGGTGTTGGTATTGGTTTCAGGTGCCTATGTGGCGCCGACAACTGCAAGGGTATGGTCGGCGTAGTTGCCGACAGTACAACTTCGACTCTCGAGGGGATTGAGAATACGAAATACGAGGGCAAGGAGATCGAGACCTTGACGCAGCTAATGTTTGACATGTGCTCGTTATATAGCTCCACTAAGGACGCTCATTGTATAAAGTCTAAACCGTCTCCAGTCGACATACTCAATGGCATCTGGACTTCTGGCGACCTGTATCGTTATGAACGATCTCAAACTCTATTACGTCTACGTGCTGAATGTGACGTGGATGAAGGTTCGAAGTTACCTCCCAGTCCCATAGCTCCCTTGTTGGCTGACAATGCAATTATGAATCATGCATTGCTGAACTACTGCAAGTTAATGGTTATGGGTGGCTACTGCATGAAGGAGTGGGATTTATGTAACACCAAGGATTTTGCTGCTGGCATTCCATGGTCAATAGTGGCTCTGGAGAATAACGAAATCAGCTTACTTCGTGCTTTAGAGTCAGGTTGTGCATTCCCTGATTTCTACTATAGTGCCAAGCGATTCATCCAGCGTGTATCCATGGTACAATCTAGGCGCTATGGTGGCATTCAGGGTTGCGAGAACTTACAGCGTCTTATGGATCTCACTTGGGGTGCCACTGAGTGTTGTTATGTATGCTCGGGCTATGGTGACTGCAAGAACTGTGACCACTGTGGTGATGTGCTGCACGATGACAATGCTTGTGGTGACTTCCACGTGGATCAATCTGGCATGAATCTATGTAACATGTGTCAGAACAGCAGCCACCGTCTAGATTGGCTACTGGCCAGTGATATTGTTCGGGAACGATTAGCCATGCGTTTATGGCAGTTGCGCATGGATCGTGATTATGGTCACTCTCGTGAGATATTGCGTAACATAGTTCAGCGGAAGTCGGTTATAACTCCAGCAATTCGACATGCTGCCTTGGTTGAAGACACATCACCTGAGCGATTTGCCAATGCTTTAACTCAGTTTACTGTTAATCCGGAACACGTCTTCTGTACTAAGCGTG
- a CDS encoding WD domain G-beta repeat family protein, translating to MEDITPDEIAPTQIHAELENGTSEEYTLDDTSFMLPTNIDRAGLSRMINDMLNLEKHVAFDILFKDEPLRTSLAEKLQEHGVKSETTIKLVYILAITEPELTEVDNMGDWITGIAVTNDRKHFATACYEGQVALFTSQGTEKIGDFKLEQTSSIGIYSDPGLDKHVELVCGHMDGKMDVYFIDTRKPQLPSATATSDADDDTVKAIALDNKGQYIAAAGHSKIIYVYNNQTIVDAFTNVKKTTSSRSKRAIETNTIEPIFSFQKHNSTVTSLKFLDISEPLLLSAAIDGQIAIWSIKSGAALTAFACGRAITCIDISNTYDLVYTGHEEGTIAIWELRDKSTGNVPKHTEDIPNCNLSRKSSTLMFDRLTTGIITNPKHENIVAAVSLDGNAALIDRRYIKIPLQTVSFKNQDEPDRCTGAHWTTSQELMCTTAAGKIHKIIFKELE from the exons ATGGAAGACATAACACCTGATGAAATCGCACCAACTCAAATACACGCGGAATTGGAAAATGGAACTTCTGAAGAATATACGCTGGATGATACATCATTCATGCTACCGACTAATATCGATAGAGCAGGCCTATCCAGAATGATCAACGATATGCTTAATCTGGAGAAACATGTGGCGTTTGATATATTGTTCAAAGACGAACCCCTGAGAACATCACTGGCTGA AAAATTGCAAGAACATGGCGTAAAATCAGAAACTACCATAAAgctggtatatatactggCAATTACTGAACCTGAGTTAACTGAAGTGGACAACATGGGCGATTGGATAACAGGTATCGCTGTTACGAACGATAGAA AACATTTTGCCACCGCGTGCTACGAGGGTCAAGTGGCGCTGTTCACTTCACAAGGAACAGAAAAAATCGGTGATTTTAAATTAGAGCAAACATCATctattggtatatattctGATCC GGGACTTGATAAACATGTGGAATTAGTATGTGGGCACATGGACGGTAAAATGGATGTGTATTTCATAGATACTAGAAAACCTCAGCTACCAAGCGCTACGGCCACTAGTGATGC AGACGATGATACAGTAAAAGCAATCGCTTTAGACAACAAAGGGCAGTACATTGCCGCCGCGGGGCACTCAAAGATCATTTATGTCTATAATAAT CAAACAATCGTTGACGCTTTTACTAATGTCAagaaaacaacatcatcTCGTTCTAAGAG GGCCATTGAAACTAATACTATAGAGCCAATATTCTCTTTCCAGAAGCATAATAGCACTGTAACA TCACTTAAATTCCTGGATATAAGTGAGCCGCTATTGCTGTCAGCGGCAATAGATGGACAAATCGCAATATGGAGTATAAAGTCAGGAGCTGCATTAACCGCATTCGCATGTGGCAGG GCAATAACATGCATTGATATCAGCAATACCTACGACCTTGTCTACACAGGGCATGAAGAAGGTACAATAGCTATATGGGAATTAAGAGATAAATCAACTGGCAATGTGCCAAAACACACCGAAGATATACCAAATTGCAATTTGTCAAGAAAATCATCGACACTCATGTTTGATCGGTTGACCACCGGGATAATAACTAATCCCAAACATGAAAACATAGTGGCTGCAGTATCGCTAGATGGAAATGCAGCACTAATCGATAGAAGGTACATCAAAATACCGCTACAAACA GTGTCATTCAAGAACCAGGATGAACCAGACAGATGTACTGGAGCACATTGGACTACATCCCAAGAACTAATGTGCACAACCGCCGCCGGAAAAATACATAAAATCATATTCAAAGAACTGGAATAA